One segment of Mus pahari chromosome 11, PAHARI_EIJ_v1.1, whole genome shotgun sequence DNA contains the following:
- the Elovl7 gene encoding elongation of very long chain fatty acids protein 7 isoform X1, translated as MAFSDLTSRTVRFYDNWIKDADPRVEDYLLMSSPLPQTIILGLYVYFVTSLGPKLMENRKPFELKKAMITYNFFIVLFSVYMCYEFVMSGWGTGYSFRCDIVDYSQSPRAMRMVHTCWLYYFSKFIELLDTIFFVLRKKNSQVTFLHVFHHTIMPWTWWFGVKFAAGGLGTFHAFLNTAVHVVMYSYYGLCAMGPAYQKYLWWKKHLTSLQLVQFVLVTIHIGQIFFMEDCNYQYPVFLYIIMSYGCIFLLLFLHFWYRAYTKGQRLPKTIENGNCKSKRH; from the exons ATGGCGTTCAGTGATCTTACGTCGAGGACTGTGCGTTTTTATGATAATTGGATCAAAGATGCTG atCCAAGAGTTGAAGACTATCTCCTCATGTCCTCGCCTCTGCCACAAACCATCATCCTGGGGCTCTATGTCTATTTTGTTACGTCTCTGGGACCAAAGCTCATGGAGAACCGGAAGCCCTTTGAACTCAAGAAAGCGATGATAACGTACAATTTTTTCATAGTACtgttttctgtgtatatgtgttatgag TTTGTGATGTCTGGTTGGGGTACAGGTTACTCATTTCGGTGTGACATTGTTGACTATTCTCAGTCGCCAAGAGCAATGAGG ATGGTGCACACCTGCTGGCTTTATTACTTCTCCAAATTTATCGAGCTGTTAGACACT ATCTTTTTTGTTCTGCGTAAGAAAAACAGCCAAGTGACTTTCCTTCACGTCTTCCATCATACGATCATGCCGTGGACCTGGTGGTTTGGAGTCAAATTTGCTGCAG GTGGTCTGGGAACATTCCATGCCTTTTTAAATACAGCCGTGCATGTGGTCATGTATTCCTACTATGGGCTATGTGCAATGGGACCAGCTTACCAGAAGTATTTATGGTGGAAAAAACATTTGACATCTTTGCAGCTT GTCCAGTTTGTTCTCGTCACTATCCACATAGGCCAGATCTTCTTCATGGAGGACTGCAATTACCAGTACCCAGTTTTTCTGTACATCATCATGAGTTACGGATGCATCTTCCTGCTGCTCTTTCTCCACTTTTGGTACCGTGCTTACACCAAGGGTCAGAGGTTGCCCAAAACTATAGAAAATGGGAATTGCAAAAGCAAGCGCCACTAA
- the Elovl7 gene encoding elongation of very long chain fatty acids protein 7 isoform X2 — MSGWGTGYSFRCDIVDYSQSPRAMRMVHTCWLYYFSKFIELLDTIFFVLRKKNSQVTFLHVFHHTIMPWTWWFGVKFAAGGLGTFHAFLNTAVHVVMYSYYGLCAMGPAYQKYLWWKKHLTSLQLVQFVLVTIHIGQIFFMEDCNYQYPVFLYIIMSYGCIFLLLFLHFWYRAYTKGQRLPKTIENGNCKSKRH, encoded by the exons ATGTCTGGTTGGGGTACAGGTTACTCATTTCGGTGTGACATTGTTGACTATTCTCAGTCGCCAAGAGCAATGAGG ATGGTGCACACCTGCTGGCTTTATTACTTCTCCAAATTTATCGAGCTGTTAGACACT ATCTTTTTTGTTCTGCGTAAGAAAAACAGCCAAGTGACTTTCCTTCACGTCTTCCATCATACGATCATGCCGTGGACCTGGTGGTTTGGAGTCAAATTTGCTGCAG GTGGTCTGGGAACATTCCATGCCTTTTTAAATACAGCCGTGCATGTGGTCATGTATTCCTACTATGGGCTATGTGCAATGGGACCAGCTTACCAGAAGTATTTATGGTGGAAAAAACATTTGACATCTTTGCAGCTT GTCCAGTTTGTTCTCGTCACTATCCACATAGGCCAGATCTTCTTCATGGAGGACTGCAATTACCAGTACCCAGTTTTTCTGTACATCATCATGAGTTACGGATGCATCTTCCTGCTGCTCTTTCTCCACTTTTGGTACCGTGCTTACACCAAGGGTCAGAGGTTGCCCAAAACTATAGAAAATGGGAATTGCAAAAGCAAGCGCCACTAA